One genomic region from Candidatus Nitrosopumilus koreensis AR1 encodes:
- a CDS encoding metallophosphoesterase family protein: protein MQFSHISDTHLGLVQYGSEERAQDVYDVFNQSIDTSIKDHMDFVIFAGDIFHVPNPNGTAIVQMANGLKRLKQNNIDSFFILGEHDISRIRTTPIPYVYHNLEFSRYIGQGKPIEYKGILLAGFDKIRKAEISQYEEKFAEVDKIAENFSGHKILVLHQGVTEFNKFAGELQSTDLPKNFTYYAMGHLHDKDIKKFNHLNGPIAYPGSIELTTSEGIKETKKGFFEVDISGKDAKLDWIELDTRPQFSFKAQYQELSKTIDEISEKIAGFTKKPIVEVNIQGEKIETDHIQAQIARLNSMVLRCLWRISTKKISDSSVFLDKPNVIDEEMFRLSVDVLGSEQYASFAIKELLPVLSSGEIQEASQIIIENFEKFKKEREK, encoded by the coding sequence ATGCAATTTTCACATATTTCAGACACACATTTAGGATTAGTACAGTACGGTTCAGAGGAACGTGCACAAGACGTCTACGATGTTTTCAATCAATCAATAGATACATCAATTAAAGACCACATGGATTTTGTGATTTTTGCAGGAGACATTTTCCACGTACCAAATCCTAATGGAACGGCAATTGTACAAATGGCAAATGGTCTTAAGCGATTAAAACAAAATAATATTGATTCCTTTTTCATTCTAGGGGAACACGATATTAGTAGAATTAGGACCACGCCAATTCCATATGTTTATCATAATTTAGAATTCTCAAGATATATCGGCCAAGGAAAACCAATTGAATACAAAGGAATACTTCTTGCAGGATTTGATAAAATTAGAAAAGCAGAGATTTCACAATATGAAGAAAAATTTGCCGAAGTTGATAAGATTGCAGAAAACTTTTCAGGTCACAAAATACTAGTTCTACATCAAGGAGTAACAGAGTTTAATAAATTTGCAGGAGAATTACAATCAACAGATCTTCCAAAAAATTTCACATATTATGCAATGGGACATCTTCATGATAAAGATATTAAAAAATTCAATCACCTTAATGGTCCAATTGCATATCCAGGTTCAATCGAATTGACAACCAGTGAAGGAATCAAAGAAACTAAAAAAGGGTTCTTTGAAGTAGATATTTCAGGAAAAGATGCAAAACTAGATTGGATAGAGCTGGATACCAGACCACAGTTTTCGTTTAAAGCACAATATCAAGAATTATCAAAAACAATAGATGAGATTTCTGAAAAAATAGCAGGATTTACAAAAAAACCCATTGTGGAGGTAAACATACAAGGTGAAAAAATAGAGACAGACCACATTCAGGCACAAATTGCAAGGTTAAATTCCATGGTTTTGAGGTGTTTGTGGAGAATCAGTACAAAGAAGATTTCAGATTCATCAGTATTTCTAGACAAGCCAAATGTAATTGATGAGGAGATGTTTAGACTATCAGTTGACGTATTAGGTTCAGAACAATATGCTAGTTTTGCAATCAAAGAGCTACTTCCAGTTTTATCATCAGGGGAAATTCAAGAAGCATCACAGATAATTATTGAAAATTTTGAAAAATTCAAAAAGGAGAGAGAAAAATGA
- a CDS encoding AAA family ATPase, translating into MITSIELGDFLAHSETKLDFDNGVTVFVGHNGAGKSSIIDAITFALFGQHTRKSNKGLIKRNATQGFAKISFSVNGRIFEAVRKIDSKGALSAKFTEIVDNKRVEIAAGERKQFGESMTQEIEKVIGLDFEKLKVASIVQQGELNAIINAKPKEFKELLNAIIGIDKLDVASESMKIVNKEFRENIKRKIGYDDTHIEILSRDLEMYQKEIKESEPQKNQLQSKQETLQNEVKNLREEVEAEAPKIDKINQLELRKKELIEYAKGAIHEIQHEISENERKIHDCEACFEPASLKGDLESKIQKIEQAVEETLKKVQDMRNQTASLKEKQILASKLQLKDNKCPVCDSSVEKLKPIFQEDHLKQELMSLEEQIIRKEEEHQMYNQKRKEFSEKLQAARDAEATLRAHSITSKDQLEKIQENVRIKRQNIQKIPVVNSGNLIEISQIDSHAKTIFENISKLESETNGFDEQEFLNLKKLVNQKQMELSSVDQQIGAILEKISKGKEQIRIIENAISELHVVKEYVTNLAEIQNNIFSRDGPVATSLRSWALNAISAKASEYLALLNTKIQRIQLTEKARDISINRKS; encoded by the coding sequence ATGATCACATCAATTGAATTAGGAGATTTCTTGGCGCATTCTGAAACAAAACTAGATTTTGATAATGGAGTTACAGTTTTTGTAGGCCATAACGGTGCAGGAAAATCAAGCATAATAGATGCAATCACATTTGCATTATTTGGTCAGCATACAAGAAAATCAAACAAAGGTCTAATCAAACGAAACGCAACACAGGGATTTGCCAAAATAAGCTTTTCAGTAAACGGAAGAATTTTTGAAGCTGTAAGAAAGATTGACAGTAAGGGGGCACTTTCTGCAAAATTCACAGAAATAGTTGACAATAAAAGAGTAGAGATAGCAGCAGGAGAAAGAAAGCAATTTGGCGAATCAATGACACAAGAGATTGAAAAAGTAATAGGTCTTGATTTTGAAAAACTAAAAGTAGCATCAATTGTTCAACAAGGAGAACTTAATGCAATAATCAATGCAAAACCAAAAGAATTCAAGGAGTTGTTAAATGCAATAATAGGAATCGACAAGCTTGATGTAGCTTCAGAATCTATGAAGATAGTAAACAAAGAATTTCGTGAAAATATTAAAAGAAAAATAGGGTATGATGACACACACATAGAAATTTTATCAAGAGACTTGGAAATGTATCAAAAAGAGATCAAAGAGTCAGAACCACAAAAAAATCAGTTACAATCAAAACAAGAGACATTACAAAATGAAGTCAAAAATTTAAGAGAGGAAGTGGAGGCAGAAGCCCCAAAAATTGACAAAATCAACCAACTGGAATTACGAAAAAAAGAATTAATCGAATATGCAAAAGGTGCAATTCATGAAATTCAACATGAAATTAGTGAAAATGAGCGTAAAATACACGATTGTGAGGCATGTTTTGAGCCTGCAAGCCTAAAAGGAGATTTAGAATCAAAAATTCAAAAAATAGAGCAAGCAGTAGAAGAGACTTTAAAAAAAGTTCAAGATATGAGGAACCAGACCGCTTCTCTTAAAGAAAAACAAATTCTTGCATCAAAACTTCAGTTAAAAGACAACAAATGCCCAGTTTGTGATTCCAGTGTAGAAAAATTAAAACCGATATTCCAAGAAGACCATCTAAAACAAGAATTAATGTCATTAGAAGAGCAGATTATTAGAAAAGAAGAAGAACATCAAATGTACAATCAAAAAAGAAAAGAGTTTTCTGAAAAATTACAAGCTGCAAGAGATGCAGAAGCCACGCTTAGAGCACATTCCATAACTTCAAAAGACCAACTAGAAAAAATTCAAGAGAATGTAAGAATCAAAAGACAAAATATCCAAAAAATTCCAGTGGTGAACAGCGGGAATTTGATTGAAATCTCACAGATTGATTCTCATGCAAAAACAATTTTTGAGAACATATCAAAATTAGAATCAGAGACCAATGGTTTTGATGAGCAAGAATTTTTGAATCTAAAAAAATTAGTTAATCAAAAACAGATGGAATTGTCAAGTGTTGATCAACAGATAGGGGCAATACTAGAGAAAATATCAAAAGGAAAAGAACAAATTAGAATTATTGAAAACGCGATTTCTGAACTGCATGTTGTTAAAGAATATGTAACAAATCTTGCTGAAATTCAAAATAATATTTTTAGTAGAGATGGTCCTGTTGCTACAAGTCTAAGATCATGGGCATTAAATGCAATTTCAGCCAAGGCATCAGAATATCTTGCATTACTTAATACAAAAATTCAAAGAATCCAATTGACAGAAAAAGCTAGAGATATTTCAATTAACAGAAAAAGCTAG
- a CDS encoding AAA family ATPase, whose protein sequence is MSGGEKVSVALALRLGMASLLGASNLNLMILDEPTTHLDAERKKSLVGVLSQLSNISNSETPMQFIIITHDSEIFEDSTVEQIYKFESSEQGSKVSLLN, encoded by the coding sequence TTGAGCGGAGGTGAAAAAGTCAGTGTTGCATTAGCCTTAAGATTAGGCATGGCAAGTCTCCTAGGAGCATCAAACCTTAACTTGATGATACTAGATGAACCTACAACACATCTTGATGCAGAAAGAAAAAAATCTCTAGTAGGAGTATTGTCTCAACTATCAAATATTTCAAATTCAGAAACGCCCATGCAATTTATCATAATTACGCATGATTCAGAGATTTTCGAGGATTCTACAGTTGAGCAAATTTACAAATTCGAGTCATCTGAACAAGGTAGCAAAGTGTCATTATTGAATTAG
- a CDS encoding cupredoxin domain-containing protein codes for MNFSYGIITAVGVLAAISIGFIAMSPDEIIEPRVVENNMPIVTPSMEVEVTEILVNPQLLPISAVEGEILEIESEFIGDDGQIVNHVYYTISATQDGNEILHEESHRHTSVDDDGYAIELFPVHKTSVLGNSDVTIKILVTGLGHGKDVATPITSEYVLTVTPKSKIVEEPDTLVLGEVTSAVPAPPQKHVVEITQGSGGPGCEETNECYLPHTITIFIGDAVQWNNVDTAAHTVTSGNIQDGATGVFDSSLFMAGETFEFTFEKPGTYDYFCMVHPWMTGKVIVNEVSEMIVIEPTEELMDEPTAEPRELPESQSDLPISLTISIPEGSGAPGCNETNECYLPYEATVPVDSTIIWSNDDSAAHTVTSGNVNAGATGMFDSGLFLSGATFEFTFEKPGTYDYFCMVHPWMTGIVHVE; via the coding sequence ATGAACTTTTCTTATGGAATTATAACTGCAGTTGGAGTATTGGCAGCAATATCAATTGGATTTATCGCAATGTCTCCAGATGAAATTATTGAGCCAAGAGTGGTTGAGAATAATATGCCCATTGTCACACCCAGCATGGAAGTTGAAGTTACTGAAATCCTTGTAAATCCACAACTTTTGCCTATTTCTGCAGTTGAAGGTGAAATTTTAGAAATTGAATCTGAATTTATCGGAGATGATGGTCAAATTGTAAACCATGTCTATTATACAATATCTGCAACCCAAGATGGGAATGAAATCCTCCATGAGGAATCTCATAGACATACAAGTGTTGACGATGATGGATATGCAATTGAATTATTCCCTGTTCACAAAACAAGTGTGCTTGGCAATTCTGATGTTACAATCAAAATTCTAGTTACTGGTCTGGGGCATGGCAAAGATGTTGCTACTCCAATAACCAGTGAGTATGTGCTGACAGTCACCCCTAAATCAAAAATTGTTGAAGAACCTGATACTCTAGTGTTAGGTGAGGTGACCTCTGCAGTTCCTGCACCACCACAAAAACATGTGGTTGAAATTACACAAGGCTCTGGCGGTCCTGGATGTGAAGAGACAAACGAATGTTACTTGCCCCATACAATTACAATTTTCATTGGGGATGCTGTTCAATGGAATAATGTTGACACGGCTGCTCATACAGTAACTAGTGGCAATATACAAGATGGTGCAACTGGAGTCTTTGATTCAAGTTTGTTTATGGCAGGTGAAACTTTTGAATTCACATTTGAAAAACCTGGAACTTATGATTACTTCTGCATGGTTCATCCTTGGATGACTGGTAAAGTCATTGTTAATGAAGTCTCTGAAATGATTGTAATTGAACCAACAGAGGAATTAATGGATGAACCTACTGCAGAACCTAGAGAATTACCTGAATCTCAGTCTGATTTGCCAATATCTTTGACTATTTCAATTCCTGAAGGGTCTGGGGCTCCAGGATGCAATGAAACTAACGAATGCTATTTGCCTTATGAAGCAACTGTGCCAGTTGATTCAACAATCATTTGGAGTAATGATGATTCTGCTGCACACACTGTGACAAGCGGAAATGTTAATGCAGGTGCTACTGGAATGTTTGATTCTGGATTGTTCCTGTCTGGTGCTACTTTTGAATTCACATTTGAAAAACCTGGAACTTATGATTACTTCTGCATGGTTCATCCTTGGATGACTGGAATAGTTCACGTAGAATAA
- a CDS encoding HEAT repeat domain-containing protein: MQVVTDDRLTLFAEMEKKYEQKDTEYFVNLLDHPDYVVRTRATCILVDFGGEDKVHYIAKVLKNDDNELVRHEAAFSLGQMCYSSSVPPLTDATLNDPSMFVRHEAAIALGVVGNKDAKDALEKALNDPDKPVVESAVVALSNIEFMEKLSKNEKFAKLTGG; this comes from the coding sequence TTGCAAGTAGTTACTGATGATCGATTAACACTTTTTGCTGAGATGGAAAAAAAATATGAGCAAAAAGATACTGAATATTTTGTAAATCTTTTGGATCATCCTGATTATGTGGTTCGAACAAGAGCTACCTGTATCTTAGTTGATTTTGGTGGAGAGGATAAAGTTCACTATATTGCCAAAGTTTTAAAAAATGATGATAATGAATTAGTAAGACACGAAGCTGCCTTTTCTCTAGGTCAAATGTGTTATTCTAGCTCTGTTCCTCCACTTACTGATGCAACTCTAAATGATCCAAGTATGTTTGTACGACATGAAGCCGCAATTGCATTAGGTGTTGTTGGAAATAAAGATGCAAAAGATGCTCTGGAAAAAGCATTAAACGATCCAGACAAACCAGTTGTTGAATCTGCAGTTGTAGCTCTATCTAATATTGAATTTATGGAAAAGTTAAGTAAGAACGAAAAGTTTGCAAAGTTAACAGGTGGATGA
- a CDS encoding TlpA family protein disulfide reductase, translated as MSAVIGEKAPNFGVSEWVQGAPTNFDQEKDHIVLVEVFQVNCPGCFMHALPEAIEIYNKYKDEGVRVIGIATAFEDFDKNTLDNLKMLAETGEIVGETKKAFQMSGQLQEGNKLPYKIPFPLAMDNLVKTTGEISQEKIMQFIYPQIPEFDSQPEEYKKQIIQRVKDYMKSKEYSAETFEKFALQGTPSTILVDRKGILRDVSFGQVGQAESMIQKLLNEG; from the coding sequence ATGAGCGCAGTAATTGGTGAAAAAGCACCAAATTTTGGAGTTTCAGAATGGGTTCAAGGTGCACCAACGAATTTTGATCAAGAAAAAGACCATATTGTTTTAGTTGAGGTATTTCAGGTAAATTGTCCGGGTTGTTTTATGCACGCATTGCCTGAGGCAATTGAGATCTACAACAAATACAAAGATGAAGGCGTAAGGGTAATTGGTATTGCTACTGCCTTTGAAGATTTTGATAAAAATACTTTAGACAATTTGAAAATGCTTGCAGAAACTGGAGAGATAGTTGGAGAAACCAAAAAGGCATTTCAGATGAGCGGACAACTTCAGGAAGGCAACAAGCTACCATACAAAATCCCATTCCCATTAGCAATGGATAATTTGGTAAAGACAACAGGGGAAATAAGTCAAGAAAAAATTATGCAGTTTATCTACCCTCAGATTCCAGAGTTTGATTCACAACCAGAGGAATACAAAAAACAGATCATTCAAAGAGTCAAAGATTACATGAAATCAAAAGAATATTCTGCTGAAACCTTTGAAAAGTTTGCACTTCAAGGAACACCATCAACCATCCTAGTTGATAGAAAAGGGATTCTCAGAGATGTTTCATTTGGACAAGTCGGACAAGCAGAATCAATGATTCAGAAATTACTCAATGAAGGTTAG
- a CDS encoding CFI-box-CTERM domain-containing protein has translation MIISPVFGQLSDRTGLLTRLDVDAGGHTFEVVTVSNFDVLEHEFDKDEKRLTLFINSGLENNLGEVTIPKNLLYGNFTFFINDVETIQKSKSNDRISFITLNFTGIGNNKIDIIGTDALTGVKEIEVPTSDQKNYSDEESGGGCLIATATFGSELAPQVQQLRELRDNKLMQTESGKSFMNSFNKFYYLFSPQIADYQRENPVFNEIIKAGITPMITTLSLMDYAETESEVLSIGISLIVLNVGMYFGLPAIVIMKIKKSIF, from the coding sequence TTGATAATCTCTCCTGTATTTGGTCAACTATCTGATAGAACAGGATTGCTGACTCGTCTTGATGTGGATGCCGGTGGACATACTTTTGAAGTTGTGACTGTTTCAAACTTTGATGTTTTGGAACATGAATTTGATAAAGATGAAAAACGTTTGACACTTTTCATTAACAGCGGATTGGAAAATAATTTAGGTGAAGTAACAATTCCTAAAAATTTACTTTATGGAAATTTCACTTTTTTTATCAACGATGTTGAGACTATCCAAAAATCAAAATCAAATGATAGAATTTCATTTATCACTTTGAATTTTACTGGAATTGGTAATAACAAAATTGACATCATTGGAACAGACGCATTGACTGGTGTAAAAGAAATTGAAGTGCCTACATCTGATCAAAAAAATTATTCTGATGAGGAGTCTGGTGGTGGATGTTTGATTGCAACTGCAACGTTTGGCTCTGAACTGGCACCTCAGGTACAACAATTAAGAGAATTAAGAGATAACAAACTAATGCAAACAGAATCAGGAAAATCTTTCATGAATTCCTTTAACAAATTTTATTATCTGTTCAGTCCGCAAATAGCAGATTATCAAAGAGAAAACCCTGTATTCAATGAGATAATCAAGGCAGGAATTACTCCTATGATAACTACATTGTCTCTTATGGATTATGCAGAAACAGAATCTGAAGTATTGTCCATTGGAATATCTTTGATTGTACTAAATGTTGGTATGTATTTTGGATTGCCTGCAATTGTAATTATGAAAATTAAAAAATCTATTTTTTAA
- a CDS encoding 50S ribosomal protein L15e yields MPSRQDQIWIRLWKENAPELRERIVGWRKQNAITRIDKPSRLQRARRLGYKAKQGIIVVRMRVGTGGMRKQRPTGGRRPKHLGVTRIKADDNMKTVAERRVSERYPNMKLLGSYFIYKDGKHYWFEVILADPDHPRVAQDKELTKRISQTA; encoded by the coding sequence ATGCCTAGTCGTCAAGACCAAATATGGATCAGACTCTGGAAAGAAAATGCTCCAGAGCTACGTGAACGTATAGTTGGTTGGCGTAAACAAAATGCAATTACTCGTATTGACAAGCCTAGCAGATTACAAAGAGCAAGAAGATTGGGGTACAAAGCAAAACAAGGCATTATTGTTGTTAGAATGAGGGTTGGTACTGGTGGTATGAGAAAACAAAGACCTACTGGTGGTAGAAGACCAAAACATCTTGGTGTAACAAGAATCAAGGCAGATGACAATATGAAAACTGTTGCAGAACGAAGAGTAAGTGAAAGATATCCAAACATGAAACTTTTGGGTTCTTACTTTATCTATAAAGATGGAAAACACTATTGGTTTGAAGTAATCTTGGCAGATCCAGATCATCCAAGAGTTGCACAAGATAAAGAATTAACTAAACGAATATCTCAGACAGCATAA